The Cytophagales bacterium genome segment GTTCGCTGATCAGATTTCTTCTATTGAGTATTATCAAAATATTTGCGTTTTCAAATGTTGACCTTCGTGCAACATTAAGAAAATTTGAGTTATCTTTATTTGAAGTAGAACCTGATCCTTCAGAGATATTATTTGACATACTCATCCCGCAGGCCCTAAGTTGTTCAGCCCATCG includes the following:
- a CDS encoding four helix bundle protein, coding for RWAEQLRACGMSMSNNISEGSGSTSNKDNSNFLNVARRSTFENANILIILNRRNLISEQTLNDLLEDLDHLSRKITNFRKTL